One Paraburkholderia sp. HP33-1 genomic region harbors:
- the kdgD gene encoding 5-dehydro-4-deoxyglucarate dehydratase, translating into MTTPQELKQIVSEGLLSFPVTDFDAKGDFRADTYAERLEWLAPYGASALFVAGGTGEFFSLTQDDYTQVVKTAVEVCKGKVPILAGAGGPTRVAIAYAKEAQRLGAHGILLMPHYLTEASQDGIAEHAEQVCKAVPNMGVIIYNRANSKLNADMLERLADRCPNLIGFKDGVGEIENMVTIRRRLGDRFSYLGGLPTAEVYAAAYKALGVPVYSSAVFNFIPKTAMDFYRAIAADDHATVGKLIDEFFLPYLKIRNRRAGYAVSIVKAGAKLVGHDAGPVRAPLTDLTSEEMEQLDALIKKLGPQ; encoded by the coding sequence ATGACGACACCGCAGGAACTCAAGCAGATCGTTTCGGAAGGCCTCCTGTCCTTCCCCGTCACCGACTTCGACGCTAAAGGCGACTTCCGCGCCGACACCTACGCCGAGCGCCTCGAATGGCTCGCTCCGTACGGCGCTTCGGCGCTGTTCGTCGCCGGCGGCACGGGTGAATTCTTCTCGCTGACACAAGACGACTACACGCAGGTCGTCAAGACCGCGGTCGAAGTCTGCAAGGGCAAGGTACCGATCCTCGCCGGCGCCGGCGGCCCGACCCGCGTGGCGATCGCCTACGCGAAGGAAGCTCAGCGCCTCGGCGCGCACGGCATCCTGCTGATGCCGCACTACTTGACCGAAGCCAGCCAGGACGGCATCGCAGAGCACGCGGAACAGGTCTGCAAGGCCGTGCCGAACATGGGCGTGATCATCTACAACCGCGCGAACTCCAAGCTTAACGCCGACATGCTCGAACGTCTGGCCGACCGTTGCCCGAACCTGATCGGCTTCAAGGACGGTGTGGGCGAGATCGAAAACATGGTGACGATCCGCCGCCGCCTCGGCGACCGCTTCTCGTACCTCGGCGGCCTGCCGACCGCGGAAGTCTACGCAGCAGCCTACAAGGCGCTGGGCGTGCCGGTGTACTCGTCGGCGGTGTTCAACTTCATTCCGAAGACCGCGATGGACTTCTACCGCGCGATCGCCGCTGACGACCACGCCACGGTCGGCAAGCTGATCGACGAATTCTTCCTGCCGTACCTGAAGATCCGCAACCGCCGCGCAGGCTACGCGGTCAGCATCGTCAAGGCTGGCGCGAAGCTGGTCGGCCACGACGCGGGTCCGGTGCGCGCACCGCTGACCGATCTGACTTCGGAAGAAATGGAGCAGCTCGACGCGCTGATCAAGAAGCTCGGACCGCAGTAG
- a CDS encoding NAD-dependent epimerase/dehydratase family protein produces the protein MTDLNVDRSATKKPFRRLLLTGAAGNLGKQLRPALAQWADVVRVSDISSLGEVAAHEEAQVVNLADEAAVHALLEGVDAVVHLGGISVEAPFEDLLEANIRGVYNLYSAAQKHGVKRVIYASSNHAVGFHPVTSVLDTNVPLRPDGMYGVTKCFGESLSRYYFDRFGLETVCLRIGSSFEQPKTARMLVTYLSYRDFIELVRCSLFTNRVGHAIVYGVSNNRISWVDNTNAAFLGYRPQDSSAQFEHLFPPSAPDTRFDDPTQLYQGGPFVLAGPMEPKREPK, from the coding sequence ATGACCGATTTGAACGTTGACCGCTCCGCTACCAAGAAACCCTTCCGTCGTCTGCTGCTCACCGGTGCCGCGGGCAACCTCGGCAAGCAACTGCGTCCCGCGCTCGCGCAATGGGCCGACGTCGTGCGCGTGTCCGATATCTCGTCGCTCGGCGAAGTCGCCGCGCACGAGGAAGCGCAGGTCGTCAATCTCGCCGATGAAGCGGCGGTGCACGCGCTGCTCGAAGGCGTCGACGCGGTGGTGCATCTCGGCGGCATTTCCGTCGAAGCGCCGTTCGAAGACCTGCTCGAAGCGAACATCCGCGGCGTGTACAACCTGTACTCGGCCGCGCAGAAGCACGGCGTGAAGCGCGTCATCTACGCGAGCTCGAATCACGCGGTCGGATTCCACCCGGTGACGTCAGTTCTCGATACCAACGTGCCGCTGCGCCCGGACGGCATGTACGGCGTGACGAAGTGCTTCGGCGAGTCGCTGTCGCGCTACTACTTCGACCGCTTCGGCCTCGAAACCGTGTGTCTGCGGATCGGCTCGTCGTTCGAGCAGCCGAAGACCGCGCGGATGCTGGTCACTTATTTGAGCTACCGCGATTTCATCGAACTCGTGCGCTGCTCGCTGTTCACGAACCGCGTCGGCCACGCGATCGTTTACGGCGTGTCGAACAACCGCATCTCGTGGGTCGACAACACGAACGCCGCGTTCCTCGGCTACCGTCCGCAGGACAGCTCGGCGCAGTTCGAGCACCTGTTCCCGCCGAGCGCCCCCGACACGCGCTTCGACGACCCGACCCAGTTGTACCAGGGCGGCCCGTTCGTGCTTGCCGGTCCGATGGAGCCGAAGCGGGAGCCCAAATAA
- the garD gene encoding galactarate dehydratase, translating to MEQTPLYIRVHPNDNVAIVVNDGGLGEGAVFPDGLRLRERVPQGHKVALADLAEGDEVIRYNVVIGYALKPLPKGSWINEHVIRMPSPPGLEDLPIATIKAPDMPALEGYTFEGYRNSDGSVGTRNILAITTTVQCVADVVQHAVTRIKAELLPKYPNVDDVVSLGHTYGCGVAIDAPDAMVPIRTVRNIALNPNFGGEVMMVSLGCEKLQPERLMPPGTIPIAAAAVVDDVADIGDMALDQNGDVVVLQDESHVGFQSMITSIMKMAEGHLKRLNNRRRETCPASDLVIGVQCGGSDAFSGLTANPAVGFATDLLVRAGATVMFSEVTEVRDGVDQLTARAANADVAQAIIREMQWYDDYLKRGGADRSANTTPGNKKGGLSNIVEKAMGSIIKSGNSAISGVLSPGEKVQQKGLIYAATPASDFICGTLQVASGITLHVFTTGRGTPYSLAEVPVIKVATRSDLARRWHDLMDINAGTIATGQSSIEEVGWELFRLMLEVASGRQQTCAEKLGLHNALTLFNPAPVT from the coding sequence ATGGAACAAACTCCGCTCTACATACGCGTTCATCCCAATGACAATGTCGCGATCGTCGTCAACGACGGCGGTCTGGGCGAGGGCGCGGTGTTTCCCGATGGCCTCAGGCTGCGCGAGCGTGTGCCGCAGGGCCACAAGGTCGCGCTGGCCGATCTCGCCGAGGGCGACGAGGTCATCCGCTACAACGTGGTGATCGGCTATGCGCTGAAGCCGCTGCCGAAGGGCAGCTGGATCAACGAGCACGTGATCCGCATGCCGAGCCCGCCGGGGCTCGAAGACCTGCCGATCGCCACGATCAAGGCGCCGGACATGCCGGCGCTCGAAGGCTACACGTTCGAGGGCTACCGTAACTCGGACGGCTCGGTCGGCACGCGCAACATCCTCGCGATCACGACCACCGTGCAGTGCGTAGCCGACGTTGTGCAACACGCCGTCACGCGTATCAAGGCCGAGCTGCTGCCGAAATATCCGAACGTCGACGATGTCGTCAGCCTCGGCCACACCTACGGCTGCGGCGTCGCGATCGACGCGCCCGACGCGATGGTGCCGATCCGCACCGTGCGCAACATCGCGCTGAATCCGAACTTCGGCGGCGAAGTGATGATGGTGAGCCTCGGCTGCGAGAAGCTGCAGCCCGAGCGTCTGATGCCGCCGGGCACGATTCCGATCGCGGCGGCCGCGGTCGTCGACGATGTCGCCGATATCGGCGACATGGCGCTCGATCAGAACGGCGACGTCGTGGTGCTGCAGGATGAATCGCACGTCGGCTTCCAGTCGATGATCACGTCGATCATGAAGATGGCCGAGGGGCACCTGAAGCGCCTGAACAACCGCCGCCGCGAAACCTGCCCGGCGTCGGATCTGGTGATCGGCGTGCAGTGCGGCGGCAGCGACGCGTTCTCGGGCCTGACCGCGAACCCGGCCGTCGGCTTCGCGACCGACCTGCTGGTGCGCGCCGGCGCGACCGTGATGTTCTCGGAAGTCACCGAAGTGCGCGACGGCGTCGATCAGCTGACCGCGCGCGCAGCCAACGCGGATGTCGCACAGGCGATCATTCGCGAGATGCAGTGGTACGACGATTACCTGAAGCGCGGCGGCGCGGACCGCAGCGCGAACACGACGCCCGGCAACAAGAAGGGCGGCCTGTCGAACATCGTCGAAAAGGCGATGGGCTCGATCATCAAGTCGGGCAACTCGGCGATCTCGGGCGTGCTGTCGCCTGGTGAGAAGGTCCAACAGAAGGGCCTGATCTATGCGGCGACGCCGGCCAGCGACTTCATCTGCGGCACGCTGCAGGTCGCCTCGGGCATCACGCTGCACGTGTTCACGACGGGCCGCGGCACGCCGTACAGCCTCGCGGAAGTGCCGGTCATCAAGGTCGCGACGCGTTCGGACCTCGCGCGTCGCTGGCATGACCTGATGGACATCAACGCCGGCACGATCGCGACCGGCCAGTCCAGCATCGAGGAGGTGGGCTGGGAGCTGTTCCGCCTGATGCTCGAAGTCGCGAGCGGCCGCCAGCAGACCTGCGCGGAGAAGCTCGGACTGCACAATGCGTTGACGCTGTTCAACCCGGCGCCGGTGACCTGA
- a CDS encoding SMP-30/gluconolactonase/LRE family protein, whose product MSANPQVVRFEAAGPLPAATGESPVWRAAEQALYWVDIPAKKIVRGSLETGKRTEWLLPEQVACIAFDRAGTVLAGCETGLFALTLADASKAASGGPLTASLRKLAAPEFPHSGMRFNDGRCDRQGRFWAGTMVMDMAAAIPAGALYRFDAKGVLSAPVVDSLITQNGLGWSPDGATMYLSDSHPLRRLIWAFDYDVETGEPRNRRVFADLHHYAGRPDGAAVDADGCYWICANDAGLLLRFTPQGKLDRQIPVPAIKPAMCAFGGRDLDTLFVTSIRPANGASEHDGHVFALRPGVSGLLEPEYAGQL is encoded by the coding sequence ATGAGCGCGAATCCGCAGGTAGTGCGGTTCGAGGCGGCGGGGCCGCTGCCTGCGGCCACGGGCGAAAGCCCGGTCTGGCGCGCGGCCGAGCAGGCGCTGTACTGGGTCGACATTCCGGCGAAGAAGATCGTGCGTGGCTCGCTCGAGACGGGCAAGCGCACCGAATGGCTGCTGCCGGAACAGGTCGCCTGTATCGCGTTCGATAGGGCCGGCACGGTGCTCGCCGGCTGCGAGACCGGGTTGTTCGCGCTCACGCTCGCGGATGCGTCGAAAGCGGCGAGCGGCGGGCCGCTCACGGCGTCGCTGCGCAAGCTGGCGGCACCAGAATTTCCCCACAGTGGCATGCGTTTCAACGATGGCCGCTGCGATCGGCAAGGACGCTTCTGGGCCGGCACGATGGTCATGGACATGGCCGCGGCGATCCCGGCCGGTGCGCTGTACCGCTTCGACGCGAAGGGCGTGCTGTCCGCGCCGGTCGTCGATTCGCTGATCACGCAGAACGGCCTCGGCTGGTCGCCGGACGGCGCGACGATGTATCTGTCCGACTCGCATCCGCTGCGCCGGCTGATCTGGGCGTTCGACTACGACGTCGAGACCGGCGAGCCGCGCAACCGTCGCGTGTTCGCCGATCTGCACCACTACGCGGGCCGCCCGGACGGCGCGGCAGTGGACGCCGACGGCTGCTACTGGATCTGTGCGAACGACGCCGGTCTGCTGCTGCGCTTCACGCCACAAGGCAAGCTGGACCGGCAGATTCCGGTGCCGGCCATCAAGCCTGCAATGTGCGCGTTCGGCGGCCGTGATCTCGATACGCTGTTCGTCACGTCGATTCGCCCGGCCAACGGCGCGAGCGAGCACGACGGTCATGTGTTCGCGCTGCGGCCTGGCGTGAGCGGGCTGCTTGAGCCCGAATACGCAGGTCAACTGTAA